Proteins encoded in a region of the Misgurnus anguillicaudatus chromosome 9, ASM2758022v2, whole genome shotgun sequence genome:
- the vdac1 gene encoding non-selective voltage-gated ion channel VDAC1 — MAIPPTYVDLGKSARDIFTKGYGFGLIKLDLKTKSENGLEFKSSGSANTETSKVAGALETKYKWAEHGLTFIEKWNTDNTLGTEITFEDQLAKGLKLTFDSSFSPNTGKKSGKIKSSFQREHINLGCDVDYDINGTAVHGAVVVGFEGWLAGYQTTFEAGRNRVTQSNFAVGYKTDEFQLHTNVNDGTEFGGSIYQKVNDNLETAVNLAWTAGNSNTRFGIAAKYQIDADAAFSAKVNNSSLVGLGYTQTLKPGVKLTLSALLDGKNINAGGHKLGLGLEFEA, encoded by the exons ATGGCCATTCCTCCGACATATGTAGATCTGGGCAAATCCGCCAGGGACATTTTCACCAAAGGATATG GATTTGGTCTTATCAAGTTGGACTTAAAAACAAAGTCAGAAAATGGATTG GAATTTAAAAGCTCTGGTTCAGCGAATACAGAGACCAGTAAGGTGGCGGGAGCGCTGGAGACCAAGTACAAGTGGGCAGAACACGGCCTGACGTTCATTGAGAAGTGGAACACTGATAACACTCTGGGTACAGAGATAACCTTCGAGGACCAG CTTGCCAAGGGGCTGAAGCTGACATTTGATTCCTCGTTCTCTCCAAACACTGG CAAAAAGAGTGGAAAGATCAAGAGCAGCTTCCAGCGCGAGCACATTAACCTGGGCTGTGACGTAGACTATGACATCAACGGTACGGCGGTGCACGGAGCCGTGGTGGTGGGCTTTGAAGGTTGGCTCGCCGGATACCAGACGACGTTTGAAGCTGGGAGAAACCGCGTCACTCAGAGCAACTTTGCCGTTGGTTACAAGACGGATGAATTTCAGCTCCACACAAACGTGAATG ATGGAACAGAATTTGGTGGTTCTATCTACCAAAAGGTGAATGATAACCTGGAGACAGCTGTCAACTTGGCCTGGACCGCCGGCAACAGCAACACCCGCTTTGGCATCGCTGCCAAATATCAGATTGATGCCGACGCCGCCTTTTCG GCTAAAGTAAACAACTCTAGTCTTGTTGGTCTGGGATATACTCAAACTTTAAAGCCTG GTGTTAAATTGACCCTCTCTGCTCTTCTGGATGGGAAGAACATTAACGCTGGTGGCCACAAACTGGGTTTGGGTCTGGAGTTTGAGGCATAA